A stretch of DNA from Diospyros lotus cultivar Yz01 chromosome 14, ASM1463336v1, whole genome shotgun sequence:
TAATCTCGGCCTATTTCCTGGCCCAATCTCGACTCATCTCTTAGCCTAATCTCTGCCAATCCCTCGACCCATCTCTTGGCCCCATTCTGGTTATGCGCTAGCCTGTTGCAACATCATTGCAGCATTTACTGGGTATCCGTGCGCCCGCCTCAGattccatcctcattaatggtggatCCCATCCATATTAATGAGAATCTCGTCGCCACCTGGGAACCTTCACCGGTGCCAGATACTTAGTCCCATCATCTACAAACTCATGATGCATGCATGCAAGAGGACGTCTCATCTTCCTATATTAGCTAGTTCTTTTTagagccaatgtatgttctGCCCTTTAACCTATTGATACATTGCGTTTTCCTTACTCCCTTAATCACTCGGGCGTCAGAGTGCTTGCAAGTGCTAGCTACCCCGAGACGGACCTGTTGTCGGAGGCCACGCCCTGCCGTTGCGATCCCATTTTCGATCGCTCCCTTTGATCAGGAAGGAacaaatattatactcattttaaaaatgtcaatgaaatacttttattaatatattttttattaattaaattgtttagatgtattaaattgtttaaagaacacaagggaaaaaaatattatagttaAATGTAGAgagttaaaaatgaaaatttgaaaaatctttCTAATTTAGTTTTAGCTACAGTAAAACACCAAATGAAAAACACACTTGTCAAGAGATAATCTTGAGATGATcgtttttatttgatttctaGTGTTCGTACTATCAATTATGTTAAGGAAGATAAATCACAAATTCTCTAATCTTTGtgtagaataaaaattaaatttgtaacTTACCAAATTGAATTGAGACAATGTTACTTGGTCGTGTGGCAAAGATTAGTGGCTCAATAATAATGGAGATGGTAAAGACATAATTAAACATGATTGACATAGGCGTCAACAATCTAATGGATGATAATGATTGTCACGTTAGGTCaggaataataattaattaattagtcttCCTGAAAAAGATTGGAACATGGACATGCATGCCTCTAACTCtgcctggggatgttatccactgccggtcccaagcccggataaaggaggagggttgtgttaggtagtcgacagccaacgtaaaacttagtcagatccaaaacatgaactctagacaaaatatgaaaaatcgtttgggcgtgggcgtaacccttcatagtaacgcgctacactgcccccgtgtagtgacaagtgagctaggatcgctgcatcggcgcccggatgtagtgataaatgagcaagggttcccgcatttgcttggacggatgtgggtaaaggagctagtccaaaatcaaaatcaaaatcaaaacctaaatcaaaatcaaaaccaaaatcaaaataaaaaacaaaatcaaattcaaagtcaaggccaaaaacagaatcaaatccaaagtcaaggccaaaaacaaaatcatagattaaggattgggtcatggaacataggaacattaacaggcaaagctatggaagtggtggatgtgatgattaggagaaaaattaatattatgtgctttcaagagacgagatgggtagggaaaaaagcaaaaactttatcagaagctggatataaaatatggtacacaggaactgatcgagcgaaaaatggagtggggattattatggataaaagcttaatagatgaggtagtggatgtaaagagaataggggataggattattatggtgaagattagtctaggaagaatgactatgaatatctttagtacatatgcaccacaagcggggttatgtgatgagataaaagcaaaattttgggaggacctagagggactcatacaaatgataccaagaggagagaaagtgattataggaggtgacttaaatgggcacgtggatAGAGACagaaacggatatagagaggtacacggagggtatggattcagggaaattaataatgagggtaaatctatcctagattttgctatggcatatgggctcattataaccaatactagattaaaaaaacgggacgaacacttaatcacatataaaaatatcacctcaagcacccaaatagattatttcctcatgagacaagaggatcggttatgttgtaggaattgtaaggtgataccgggagagagtttgactactcaacatagacttctagtacttgacgtccaagtaagaaattggaagagaaaaaatcacataaaacaaaatccaagaatcaggtgtggaatttaaaaggggagaaacaactaatcttcaaagaaaaattaaggggtagaagggaatggaatggagaaagacagacaaaccaattgtggaaagaaatggctaatgctctgagaagcacgacaaaggtagtccttggagagacaaatggtagagcccctaaccttaaggagtcttggtggtggaatgaagaggtacaattgaaaattaaaaataagaaaacttgctataaggcggtatatcaatgcaacaatgaagaaaattaaaaaaattataaagaagcaaaaaaggcagcaaaaagagctgttagtgaagcaaggtcaaaagcatatgagaatctatataaacgacttgatacaaaagatggagaaaagaatatatataaattagataaaacaagagaaagaaaaacacgggatttaaatcaagtgaaatgcataaaagatgacaatcaaaatgttttagtaaatgagggagcgattaaggagagatggaataagtatttcacaaaattattcaatgatggtggtaacacaagagttaggttgggacatcttagtaactccagAGGGAATGTGAgttacacattctatcgacgcataagttcaaatgaaataaggcaagcattaaaaaagatgaaaaatcataaggcagtgggaccagataatataccaatagaagcatggaaatgcatgggagaagagggcatctcctggatAACGCAattatttaacgccatccttaaatcaaaaatgatgccagatgagtggaggaagagtactttggttcctatatacaagaacaaatgagatgttcaaaactgtgaaaattatagaggaattaagttaatgagtcataccatgaaactctgagagagagtaatagagcagaggctcaaaaaggaaacaaaggtgtcagaaaatcagtttggtttcatacctggtaggtcaacaatggaagctatatatttactgaggcgtctaatggaaaggtatcgagatcatcagaaggacctacatatggtgtttatagatctagaaaaggtctatgatagggtccctggagaagtattatggagggttttagagaagaaatgagtcaaaatagcctatatacaagcccttaaggacatgtatcatggtgtagagacaagggtcagaacatgcggaggggatactgaaccatttacaactacaataggactgcatcaaggttctgcactaagtccatacttatttgccctagtaatggatgaactcactaaagatattcagacagatgtgccatggtgtatgctatttgcagacgacatagtgttggtggatgaaacaaaagaatgagtgaacactaagcttgagttgtggagaaacaatttagaatctaagggatttaaattaagtagaaagaaaatagaatatatggaatgcaaatttagtaaaaatgcaagagtggatgatgttataataaaattagaagaccaaatcttacaaagaaaagaccattttccatatttgggatcagtgattcaaaaagatggagaaatccacgaggatgtcgcacatagaattaaggcaggttggctaaaatggagaaatgcatcgggggtgttatgtgatggtaaaatcccattaaaattgaaagaaaaattttataggacagctataagaccagtcttgctgtatggctcagaatgttgggcagtcaaataccagcatgagcaaaagacgagtgtagcggagatgaggatgttaagatggatgtgcggacatacaagaaatgataaaattagaaatgaagttattcgtaataaggtaggagtagtgccaatcgaggagaagatgagagagactagactaagatggtttggtcatgtgagaaggagactaagagacgctcatgtgaggagagttgatgaaatggaacaattagtcacaaaaagaggtagaggtagacccaagaagactttgggagagacattaaaatttgatatgaaatatatggatctaaatgaggatatgacaaaagataaaaatacatgaaagtctagaattcatgtagccgaccccacatagtgagataaaggctggatatgttattgttgttgttgtatggaCATGCATGCCTCTGTATGTATGTTCTTCACATATCCTTGTGATGTGATTTTCACATAACCCCCAACTTTTGATATAATATTTCACAGCTATAGAAGTTTTgtctatatttacataaattacttccaattttcataattttaacgCCTATATACCCTTTACCAACAATTATTAACtagaaaattttcatacaaGTCTCCATTAGAgtacaagaaattttaaattaaaaggtatttaaaaataccttaatagatagtttattaagatattttaattattaggaCACTAATAATCATATTACGTGTAATTATGTCCCAAAAATGTATTGAGACACTTACAAAtacttcaaaaataattataaatttaaatttgttgtgACACttaaaaatacctcaaaaattagtataaatttattctCCACATCCCTCACAATGCCTTCTCTTAATTCCAACTTATCCCTCATCTCAGCTCGAACACTGaacatttccttcttcttgcacacACGTAACTACCTAATCTACACATCATCTTATTCATATTTAtgtctatattaattttatagtatatataagtttcattagaattattcaaTTGAGCCACTTAAGATTTGTTTGTTAGGCTACCTCATCAAAgtgtctcattagaattattttaatagcGCATTTAAAAAATTCTGTCTTATTAGATTTGTCTATTAGTACCCTTGAAATTAAGTAGACTCGATTGAGATCAAGTCGACAAAATTTTTCCTGCCAAAATTGGCTCTCGGTCCAGTCGACTCGGGGAATTTTACCTCTCTGCCGAGTTGACTCAACCCTCCCACGAGTCGACTCAACCCTTCCTTAAGTTGACTcatttgtctaaaaaaaaaaactctaaaaatgaaattttaaatgcatTCAAAGGTTTGAAGATTTTTCACATCAAAAATTAAAGCCGTAAATTAACCATGATGTTTAGCTCATAAACTTAGTTGGTGAACATGGTGGTAATCATTGTATGACAAGTAagaaaataacatttgaatCTACAAAGGGGAAAAACGGATCATGACATTACATCATGCATTATTATatacaaatggagaaaattaACGCACGTACTATTTTGGACGCTAGAATAGGAATGTCCTGCGAGAGTATGTAACGGATATCAAAACCAATGTCAGGGGCGCTTGCCCAATGAGCAGAGCGTAGATTTTGAAATGTACGACTGGTGATAATCAGGGCGGAGGTGGACTTTGATCCACATAAAGGGGGAGGGGAAAAGGTATAGGTAAACACGAGCACGTGGTTATGCCGACTATATAAGAACGAGTATTTTATGTTCTATCCTTGCATTGAAAAAGGGATATCATATCATGACATAGCATAAAATGATGGGCATGTCAAGATATTATGAAAATGTTGAAGAAGTTGTTATGATACCCGGATTGGGCATGTAAGAATATTGTTAATATGTAAAATGAACCATCGCATATTGTTGCATAGTTGTTCATACCCATTTTATTTGGTTCTTTGTTGCCTGATATTCAATATTACTTGCGGGCCTTGTTGCAAGGAAAAGGAAAGCGGCGAGCCCAGCCGTGGTGATATCAAGGGTGTCTAGCGTATACAAAGCCATGCCAACCTATTGAGCCTGGGGGAGTATCAGTTTGGAGGATTGGTAGTTTTTAGAAATTGTATCAATGTTTTgtattttggttttatttttgagATGTATAGGGCAACGAAGCCCCAGAACCGATTGTATTCTGACTTGTATGCATAGTATTGCCCCAGTTGGGCTTTTGTTATCTTATGAGTAGTGATGTTAATATCCTGTTATCTTGTTTCTTGTACCATTCCAAGTGACCCTTTCACAGATCACCATGCTAGCTGGTTGCTTCGGGCTATGGGCCGTGACACATGTTATGGTATCGTAGTATGTTATTAAGTTATGAgcaatatttgtttaaaaaataaagttacgAGCAATAAGTcagttagaaaattaaaaaactgaTCATGtagatatattaaattaatatccaTTCTTGATTAAAGGAGAAACCTATTCCATATTTACTCAATTATcctcactaaatttaaaaaaaaaggggtaaCAATACATAACGCTACTCTATTGTTCTCTCTAGttttctctataaatttctAACTCTACTTGTCTTTCTAATCAaatctttatttatgtttttttatttagttaaatcATGTATTACTCCCCAATTGATGTACGTATAAATTTACAATATCTCattatagaggaaaagaaaaaggataattAACTTTGTTGGAGCTATTAGTTAAATCATGTATTACACCCCAATTGATGTACGTAAATTCAGAACTGCAGCTCAAGAGACTGTAATCATTTGATTATCTTGTCTTACATAAATTAATGTATGTTGGATcactttataaatattttgcatttagttgatatatatatatagaaccaCGTACTGTACACGTTTTACacattgattttttatttaactgttttatatataatttaccaatatatgtttataatattaatataataaattcaaattttaaacaatatatCGGAAGGATAATCAAAGACAATAATATtggaataataattaataatccaTTTCATGGACAAtcagacaagaaaaaaaaaaaaaaaacaagcataATACATAAAGAGTACAAATACATCACGAACTAAGTCACGTTAAATAAATGATGTTTTCAGTTGGTCCCCCACATCTCCTCAAATATAGTCTCCTCCACAATAAATTGATCTGATCATAATTTAACTTTTTCTCGTCTTCCCTCTATAAATTCAAGCTACTGAGCTTTGCTTTTCTGCCCACAAAAAACATAGAAAGTCTTGAAAAACATCAGCAAAATGAAGAGCTCACAGCTGCTGCTACTCTCCTTCCTTCTCCTTTCCTCGCTCCCAAACCTTCTTATGGCTGATAATCCTGAGCCCTTGTACGACATCTCCGGCGATAAGGTTCTACCGGGTAAGAACTATTTCATTGTTTCTGCGATTTGGGGTGCTGGTGGCGGCGGCCTTTCTCTAATTCCCGGTAAAAATGAAATATGTCTTCGCGATGTCGTCCAGTTGAGTTCAGACTTGCAGAGGGGTCTCTCGTTATACTTTCAACCGCTTAACGGTACCGCCACAGATTATATCTACGAATCCACTGATCTCAACATCGTATTCACCACCTTCTCAGAAGTCAAACTCTGTACTGCACCAAGAGTGTGGAAGGTTGATGATTTCGATCCATCAACAGAACAGTGGTTCATAACAACTACCGGCGACATACGAAAGCCTGGACCTCTAACATCGCTCAACTGGTTCAAGGTTGAGAAACATTCAGTCCTTGACCGTGTATACAAGATCAACCACTGTCCTGCATCCGAGGGATTGTGCAAGGATGTTGGGATTTATTACACAGAAGGGACCCGCCGTCTTGCTCTGAGTGAGACTCCATTCATCTTTGTTATTATTAAGGCTGAAAGTGTACTCAACAGGGCAAAGATTGCCAATGTGATTTAATGCCCATAGTTAATCTTAAAATGTTTATCCGAGtc
This window harbors:
- the LOC127789633 gene encoding kunitz trypsin inhibitor 5-like — its product is MKSSQLLLLSFLLLSSLPNLLMADNPEPLYDISGDKVLPGKNYFIVSAIWGAGGGGLSLIPGKNEICLRDVVQLSSDLQRGLSLYFQPLNGTATDYIYESTDLNIVFTTFSEVKLCTAPRVWKVDDFDPSTEQWFITTTGDIRKPGPLTSLNWFKVEKHSVLDRVYKINHCPASEGLCKDVGIYYTEGTRRLALSETPFIFVIIKAESVLNRAKIANVI